One window from the genome of Musa acuminata AAA Group cultivar baxijiao chromosome BXJ1-4, Cavendish_Baxijiao_AAA, whole genome shotgun sequence encodes:
- the LOC135585705 gene encoding ATP-dependent 6-phosphofructokinase 6-like isoform X2, whose protein sequence is MQSEAADSRIDAAAAAAESHEPQSPTGRQIIDFELRNSLPRVRATSPSSADPPPGPAAASLVMGTDPGSTLKIVKGEFGYVLEDVPHLTDYLADLPTYPNPIKENPAYSVVKQFFVNQDDTVPKKVVVQKDSPRGIHFRRAGPRQRVYFESDDVNACIVTCGGLCPGLNTVIREIICGLSYMYDVNKVLGIEGGYRGFYARNTVQLTPKSVNDIHKRGGTILSTSRGGHDTSKIVDNIQDRGINQVYIIGGDGTQKGAAAIFEEIRRRRLKVAVAGIPKTIDNDIAVIDKSFGFDTAVEEAQRAINAAHVEAESVENGIGVVKLMGRYSGFIAMYATLASRDVDCCLIPESRFYLEGKGGLYEYIEKRLKENGHMVIVVAEGAGQDLIAESMKSMDHEDASGNKLLLDVGLWLSQGIKNYFTSRQKMTINLKYIDPTYMIRAIPSNASDNVYCTLLAQSAVHGAMAGYTGFTVGLVNGRQTYIPFDRVTEKRNKVVITDRMWARLLSSTNQPSFLSSKDVEEANIREEQPKQTSGEVKCLENGSS, encoded by the exons ATGCAGTCCGAGGCCGCTGACTCCCGCatcgacgccgccgccgccgccgcggagtCCCACGAGCCCCAGTCGCCCACCGGCCGCCAGATCATCGACTTCGAGCTCCGCAACTCACTCCCCCGCGTCCGTGCCACCTCGCCGTCCTCTGCCGATCCTCCGCCCGGGCCTGCCGCTGCGTCGCTGGTCATGGGTACCGACCCGGGATCCACGCTCAAGATCGTCAAGGGAGAGTTCGGCTACGTCCTCGAGGACGTGCCCCACCTCACCGACTACCTCGCCGATCTCCCG ACATACCCAAATCCAATCAAAGAAAATCCAGCATATTCAGTTGTCAA GCAGTTCTTCGTTAATCAAGATGATACTGTTCCAAAGAAG GTTGTTGTCCAGAAAGACAGCCCAAGAGGGATCCATTTTAGACGTGCTGGACCCCGCCAAAGG GTGTACTTTGAATCAGATGACGTGAATGCATGCATTGTAACATGCGGAGGTCTTTGCCCTGGGCTTAACACAGTGATCCGTGAAATAATATGTGGCTTGTCCTACATGTACGATGTCAACAAAGTTCTTGGTATCGAG GGTGGATACAGGGGATTCTATGCTCGCAACACCGTACAGTTGACACCAAAGAGTGTAAATGATATTCATAAACGTGGCGGCACAATCCTCAGCACATCACGGGGAGGTCATGATACCTCGAAGATAGTTGACAACATTCAGGATCGTGGGATAAATCAG GTTTACATCATAGGAGGAGATGGAACCCAAAAAGGAGCTGCTGCTATTTTTGAG GAAATCCGAAGGCGTCGCCTTAAAGTTGCTGTTGCTGGGATCCCTAAGACAATAGATAATGACATTGCG GTTATTGACAAGTCCTTCGGCTTTGATACTGCTGTCGAAGAAGCCCAGCGGGCAATTAATGCTGCACATGTGGAGGCTGAGAGTGTTGAGAATGGTATAGGCGTAGTGAAACTAATGGGTCGCTACAGTG GGTTCATTGCAATGTATGCTACTCTAGCGAGCCGAGATGTC GACTGTTGCTTAATTCCAGAATCACGATTTTATCTGGAAGGAAAAGGTGGTCTTTATGAATACATAGAGAAGAGGCTTAAAGAAAATGGACACATGGTAATTGTTGTTGCCGAGGGAGCAGGACAAGATCTTATTGCTGAAAGTATGAAGTCAATGGACCATGAAGATGCTTCTGGAAACAAGCTGCTTCTGGATGTTGGGCTTTGGTTGTCCCAGGGAATAAAG AATTACTTCACAAGCAGACAAAAGATGACAATAAATCTTAAATATATAG ATCCGACATATATGATTCGTGCAATTCCAAGCAATGCATCTGATAACGTCTATTGCACGCTTCTGGCACAAAGTGCAGTCCATGGGGCAATGGCTGGATACACAGGTTTCACTGTGGGGCTAGTTAATGGCAGACAGACATACATACCATTTGAC AGGGTGACAGAAAAACGAAATAAGGTCGTCATCACTGACAGAATGTGGGCAAGGCTGCTGTCATCAACCAATCAGCCAAGCTTTTTGAGTTCGAAAGATGTCGAGGAGGCAAATATAAGAGAGGAGCAACCCAAACAGACATCTGGCGAGGTAAAATGCTTGGAAAATGGTTCTAGTTAA
- the LOC135640427 gene encoding elongation factor 2 has protein sequence MVKFTAEELRRIMDLKHNIRNMSVIAHVDHGKSTLTDSLVAAAGIIAQEVAGDVRMTDTRQDEAERGITIKSTGISLYYEMTEESLKSYKGERSGNEYLINLIDSPGHVDFSSEVTAALRITDGALVVVDCIEGVCVQTETVLRQALGERIRPVLTVNKMDRCFLELQVDGEEAYQTFQRVIENANVIMATYEDPLLGDVQVYPEKGTVAFSAGLHGWAFTLTNFAKMYAAKFGVDESKMMERLWGENYFDPATKKWTSKNTGSGTCKRGFVQFCYEPIRQIISTCINDQKDKLWPMLQKLGVTMKSEEKELVGKALMKRVMQTWLPASTALLEMMIFHLPSPAKAQKYRVENLYEGPLDDIYANAIRNCDPEGPLMLYVSKMIPASDKGRFFAFGRVFSGRVATGMKVRIMGPNYVPGQKKDLYVKSVQRTVIWMGKKQESVEDVPCGNTVAMVGLDQYITKNATLTNEKEVDAHPIRAMKFSVSPVVRVAVQCKVASDLPKLVEGLKRLAKSDPMVVCTMEESGEHIVAGAGELHLEICLKDLQEDFMGGAEIVVSDPVVSFRETVLEKSCRTVMSKSPNKHNRLYMEARPMEEGLAEAIDEGRIGPRDDPKVRSKILSEEFGWDKDLAKKIWCFGPETTGPNMVVDMCKGVQYLNEIKDSVVAGFQWASKEGAVAEENMRAICFEVCDVVLHADAIHRGGGQIIPTARRVIYASQLTAKPRLLEPVYLVEIQAPEQALGGIYGVLNQKRGHVFEELQRPGTPLYNIKAYLPVIESFGFSSTLRAATSGQAFPQCVFDHWDMMSSDPLESGSQAGQLVSEIRKRKGLKEQITPLSEFEDKL, from the exons ATGGTGAAGTTCACAGCTGAAGAGCTCCGCCGTATTATGGACTTGAAGCATAACATCCGTAACATGTCTGTCATTGCACATGTTGACCATG GTAAGTCTACTCTCACCGATTCTCTTGTTGCTGCTGCTGGAATCATTGCACAAGAAGTTGCAGGTGATGTTAGGATGACTGATACCCGCCAGGATGAGGCTGAACGTGGTATTACAATCAAATCTACTGGAATCTCTCTTTACTATGAGATGACTGAGGAGTCACTTAAAAGCTACAAGGGTGAAAGAAGTGGAAATGAATATCTCATTAACCTCATTGATTCGCCTGGGCATGTTGACTTCTCTTCTGAGGTTACAGCAGCACTTCGAATTACTGATGGTGCATTAGTCGTTGTCGACTGTATTGAGGGTGTTTGTGTGCAGACTGAAACTGTTCTTAGACAAGCTTTGGGAGAAAGAATTAGACCTGTATTGACTGTCAATAAGATGGATAGATGTTTTCTAGAGCTTCAGGTTGATGGTGAGGAAGCCTACCAGACGTTCCAACGTGTCATTGAGAATGCAAATGTTATCATGGCTACCTATGAAGATCCTCTTCTTGGCGATGTCCAAGTATATCCAGAGAAGGGGACCGTTGCATTCTCTGCAGGGTTGCATGGTTGGGCTTTTACGCTTACCAACTTTGCCAAAATGTATGCTGCCAAATTTGGAGTTGATGAATCTAAGATGATGGAGAGACTTTGGGGTGAGAATTACTTTGACCCAGCCACTAAGAAGTGGACCAGCAAGAACACTGGATCTGGTACCTGCAAACGAGGCTTTGTTCAATTTTGTTATGAACCTATTAGACAGATTATTTCTACTTGCATTAATGATCAGAAAGACAAATTATGGCCGATGCTGCAGAAGCTTGGTGTGACCATGAAATCTGAAGAGAAAGAACTGGTTGGGAAAGCTTTAATGAAGCGGGTCATGCAGACTTGGCTCCCGGCGAGCACTGCCCTTCTTGAGATGATGATCTTCCACCTTCCGTCTCCTGCCAAGGCCCAGAAATACCGTGTGGAGAACTTATACGAGGGCCCTCTTGATGATATATATGCCAATGCCATCAGAAACTGTGATCCTGAAGGCCCTCTTATGTTATATGTGTCAAAAATGATTCCTGCTTCAGATAAGGGCAGGTTCTTTGCATTCGGCCGAGTGTTCTCTGGCAGGGTTGCTACAGGCATGAAGGTGCGAATCATGGGGCCAAACTATGTGCCAGGTCAGAAGAAAGACTTGTACGTGAAGAGCGTCCAAAGAACAGTCATCTGGATGGGTAAGAAACAGGAGTCTGTGGAGGATGTGCCTTGTGGAAACACAGTTGCTATGGTTGGTTTAGATCAATACATCACCAAGAATGCCACTCTTACAAATGAGAAGGAAGTCGATGCACATCCAATCAGAGCAATGAAATTCTCTGTATCTCCTGTTGTACGAGTTGCGGTGCAATGCAAGGTCGCCTCGGACCTGCCCAAACTTGTTGAAGGCTTAAAGCGCCTGGCCAAATCAGATCCCATGGTGGTGTGTACAATGGAGGAGTCGGGTGAGCACATCGTTGCTGGAGCTGGGGAGCTCCACCTTGAGATCTGCTTGAAGGACTTGCAAGAGGATTTCATGGGAGGGGCAGAAATTGTGGTATCTGACCCAGTTGTTTCTTTCCGAGAAACAGTGCTTGAGAAGTCCTGCCGGACAGTGATGAGCAAGTCACCTAACAAGCACAACCGTCTGTATATGGAAGCCCGACCCATGGAAGAGGGGCTTGCCGAGGCAATTGATGAAGGGCGTATTGGTCCAAGAGATGATCCTAAAGTGCGTTCTAAGATCCTATCAGAGGAGTTTGGTTGGGATAAAGATCTTGCTAAGAAAATTTGGTGCTTTGGTCCTGAGACAACAGGTCCTAACATGGTTGTTGATATGTGTAAGGGAGTTCAATACCTGAATGAAATCAAGGACTCTGTTGTGGCTGGTTTCCAGTGGGCATCAAAGGAAGGAGCAGTGGCTGAGGAGAACATGCGTGCAATATGCTTCGAGGTATGTGATGTTGTTCTGCATGCTGATGCGATCCATAGAGGTGGTGGTCAGATCATCCCAACTGCAAGAAGGGTCATCTATGCATCCCAATTAACAGCCAAACCGAGGCTTTTGGAGCCTGTTTATTTGGTAGAGATCCAGGCCCCTGAGCAGGCACTTGGTGGTATCTATGGTGTTCTTAACCAGAAGCGAGGTCATGTCTTTGAAGAGCTTCAGAGGCCCGGAACTCCACTTTATAACATCAAGGCTTACCTCCCGGTCATCGAATCCTTTGGGTTCTCGAGCACTCTGAGAGCTGCCACATCAGGGCAAGCATTCCCCCAGTGTGTGTTTGACCACTGGGACATGATGTCTTCCGACCCATTGGAGTCAGGCTCTCAGGCAGGACAGCTGGTGAGTGAGATCCGCAAGAGGAAGGGTCTTAAGGAGCAGATTACCCCTCTCTCTGAATTCGAAGACAAGCTGTAG
- the LOC135672269 gene encoding profilin-like, with the protein MSWQTYVDDHLMCEIEGHHLTAAAIVGQDGSVWAQSASFPQFKSEEITNIINDFNEPGTLAPIGLFLGSTKYMVIQGESGAVIRGKKGSGGITVKKTNQAMIFGIYDEPMTPGQCNMVVERLGDYLIDQGL; encoded by the exons ATGTCGTGGCAAACGTACGTGGACGACCACTTGATGTGCGAGATCGAGGGCCACCATCTCACCGCGGCGGCGATCGTCGGCCAGGACGGCAGCGTCTGGGCGCAGAGTGCATCCTTTCCCCAG TTTAAATCTGAGGAAATCACCAACATAATAAATGATTTTAATGAACCTGGAACGCTTGCCCCAATCGGTTTATTCCTTGGGTCAACAAAGTACATGGTCATCCAAGGAGAGTCTGGAGCTGTAATCCGTGGAAAGAAG GGATCAGGAGGCATCACTGTGAAGAAGACTAACCAAGCTATGATCTTTGGCATTTATGATGAGCCAATGACTCCAGGACAGTGCAACATGGTGGTGGAGAGGTTGGGTGACTACCTCATTGATCAGGGCCTGTAG
- the LOC135585705 gene encoding ATP-dependent 6-phosphofructokinase 6-like isoform X4 translates to MQSEAADSRIDAAAAAAESHEPQSPTGRQIIDFELRNSLPRVRATSPSSADPPPGPAAASLVMGTDPGSTLKIVKGEFGYVLEDVPHLTDYLADLPTYPNPIKENPAYSVVKQFFVNQDDTVPKKVVVQKDSPRGIHFRRAGPRQRVYFESDDVNACIVTCGGLCPGLNTVIREIICGLSYMYDVNKVLGIEGGYRGFYARNTVQLTPKSVNDIHKRGGTILSTSRGGHDTSKIVDNIQDRGINQVYIIGGDGTQKGAAAIFEEIRRRRLKVAVAGIPKTIDNDIAVIDKSFGFDTAVEEAQRAINAAHVEAESVENGIGVVKLMGRYSGFIAMYATLASRDVDCCLIPESRFYLEGKGGLYEYIEKRLKENGHMVIVVAEGAGQDLIAESMKSMDHEDASGNKLLLDVGLWLSQGIKNYFTSRQKMTINLKYIDPTYMIRAIPSNASDNVYCTLLAQSAVHGAMAGYTGFTVGLVNGRQTYIPFDRVTEKRNKVVITDRMWARLLSSTNQPSFLSSKDVEEANIREEQPKQTSGEFP, encoded by the exons ATGCAGTCCGAGGCCGCTGACTCCCGCatcgacgccgccgccgccgccgcggagtCCCACGAGCCCCAGTCGCCCACCGGCCGCCAGATCATCGACTTCGAGCTCCGCAACTCACTCCCCCGCGTCCGTGCCACCTCGCCGTCCTCTGCCGATCCTCCGCCCGGGCCTGCCGCTGCGTCGCTGGTCATGGGTACCGACCCGGGATCCACGCTCAAGATCGTCAAGGGAGAGTTCGGCTACGTCCTCGAGGACGTGCCCCACCTCACCGACTACCTCGCCGATCTCCCG ACATACCCAAATCCAATCAAAGAAAATCCAGCATATTCAGTTGTCAA GCAGTTCTTCGTTAATCAAGATGATACTGTTCCAAAGAAG GTTGTTGTCCAGAAAGACAGCCCAAGAGGGATCCATTTTAGACGTGCTGGACCCCGCCAAAGG GTGTACTTTGAATCAGATGACGTGAATGCATGCATTGTAACATGCGGAGGTCTTTGCCCTGGGCTTAACACAGTGATCCGTGAAATAATATGTGGCTTGTCCTACATGTACGATGTCAACAAAGTTCTTGGTATCGAG GGTGGATACAGGGGATTCTATGCTCGCAACACCGTACAGTTGACACCAAAGAGTGTAAATGATATTCATAAACGTGGCGGCACAATCCTCAGCACATCACGGGGAGGTCATGATACCTCGAAGATAGTTGACAACATTCAGGATCGTGGGATAAATCAG GTTTACATCATAGGAGGAGATGGAACCCAAAAAGGAGCTGCTGCTATTTTTGAG GAAATCCGAAGGCGTCGCCTTAAAGTTGCTGTTGCTGGGATCCCTAAGACAATAGATAATGACATTGCG GTTATTGACAAGTCCTTCGGCTTTGATACTGCTGTCGAAGAAGCCCAGCGGGCAATTAATGCTGCACATGTGGAGGCTGAGAGTGTTGAGAATGGTATAGGCGTAGTGAAACTAATGGGTCGCTACAGTG GGTTCATTGCAATGTATGCTACTCTAGCGAGCCGAGATGTC GACTGTTGCTTAATTCCAGAATCACGATTTTATCTGGAAGGAAAAGGTGGTCTTTATGAATACATAGAGAAGAGGCTTAAAGAAAATGGACACATGGTAATTGTTGTTGCCGAGGGAGCAGGACAAGATCTTATTGCTGAAAGTATGAAGTCAATGGACCATGAAGATGCTTCTGGAAACAAGCTGCTTCTGGATGTTGGGCTTTGGTTGTCCCAGGGAATAAAG AATTACTTCACAAGCAGACAAAAGATGACAATAAATCTTAAATATATAG ATCCGACATATATGATTCGTGCAATTCCAAGCAATGCATCTGATAACGTCTATTGCACGCTTCTGGCACAAAGTGCAGTCCATGGGGCAATGGCTGGATACACAGGTTTCACTGTGGGGCTAGTTAATGGCAGACAGACATACATACCATTTGAC AGGGTGACAGAAAAACGAAATAAGGTCGTCATCACTGACAGAATGTGGGCAAGGCTGCTGTCATCAACCAATCAGCCAAGCTTTTTGAGTTCGAAAGATGTCGAGGAGGCAAATATAAGAGAGGAGCAACCCAAACAGACATCTGGCGAG TTCCCATAG
- the LOC135585705 gene encoding ATP-dependent 6-phosphofructokinase 6-like isoform X1: MQSEAADSRIDAAAAAAESHEPQSPTGRQIIDFELRNSLPRVRATSPSSADPPPGPAAASLVMGTDPGSTLKIVKGEFGYVLEDVPHLTDYLADLPTYPNPIKENPAYSVVKQFFVNQDDTVPKKVVVQKDSPRGIHFRRAGPRQRVYFESDDVNACIVTCGGLCPGLNTVIREIICGLSYMYDVNKVLGIEGGYRGFYARNTVQLTPKSVNDIHKRGGTILSTSRGGHDTSKIVDNIQDRGINQVYIIGGDGTQKGAAAIFEEIRRRRLKVAVAGIPKTIDNDIAVIDKSFGFDTAVEEAQRAINAAHVEAESVENGIGVVKLMGRYSGFIAMYATLASRDVDCCLIPESRFYLEGKGGLYEYIEKRLKENGHMVIVVAEGAGQDLIAESMKSMDHEDASGNKLLLDVGLWLSQGIKNYFTSRQKMTINLKYIDPTYMIRAIPSNASDNVYCTLLAQSAVHGAMAGYTGFTVGLVNGRQTYIPFDRVTEKRNKVVITDRMWARLLSSTNQPSFLSSKDVEEANIREEQPKQTSGEVNMKYPETKDSYRQKLEFLLFSFP; the protein is encoded by the exons ATGCAGTCCGAGGCCGCTGACTCCCGCatcgacgccgccgccgccgccgcggagtCCCACGAGCCCCAGTCGCCCACCGGCCGCCAGATCATCGACTTCGAGCTCCGCAACTCACTCCCCCGCGTCCGTGCCACCTCGCCGTCCTCTGCCGATCCTCCGCCCGGGCCTGCCGCTGCGTCGCTGGTCATGGGTACCGACCCGGGATCCACGCTCAAGATCGTCAAGGGAGAGTTCGGCTACGTCCTCGAGGACGTGCCCCACCTCACCGACTACCTCGCCGATCTCCCG ACATACCCAAATCCAATCAAAGAAAATCCAGCATATTCAGTTGTCAA GCAGTTCTTCGTTAATCAAGATGATACTGTTCCAAAGAAG GTTGTTGTCCAGAAAGACAGCCCAAGAGGGATCCATTTTAGACGTGCTGGACCCCGCCAAAGG GTGTACTTTGAATCAGATGACGTGAATGCATGCATTGTAACATGCGGAGGTCTTTGCCCTGGGCTTAACACAGTGATCCGTGAAATAATATGTGGCTTGTCCTACATGTACGATGTCAACAAAGTTCTTGGTATCGAG GGTGGATACAGGGGATTCTATGCTCGCAACACCGTACAGTTGACACCAAAGAGTGTAAATGATATTCATAAACGTGGCGGCACAATCCTCAGCACATCACGGGGAGGTCATGATACCTCGAAGATAGTTGACAACATTCAGGATCGTGGGATAAATCAG GTTTACATCATAGGAGGAGATGGAACCCAAAAAGGAGCTGCTGCTATTTTTGAG GAAATCCGAAGGCGTCGCCTTAAAGTTGCTGTTGCTGGGATCCCTAAGACAATAGATAATGACATTGCG GTTATTGACAAGTCCTTCGGCTTTGATACTGCTGTCGAAGAAGCCCAGCGGGCAATTAATGCTGCACATGTGGAGGCTGAGAGTGTTGAGAATGGTATAGGCGTAGTGAAACTAATGGGTCGCTACAGTG GGTTCATTGCAATGTATGCTACTCTAGCGAGCCGAGATGTC GACTGTTGCTTAATTCCAGAATCACGATTTTATCTGGAAGGAAAAGGTGGTCTTTATGAATACATAGAGAAGAGGCTTAAAGAAAATGGACACATGGTAATTGTTGTTGCCGAGGGAGCAGGACAAGATCTTATTGCTGAAAGTATGAAGTCAATGGACCATGAAGATGCTTCTGGAAACAAGCTGCTTCTGGATGTTGGGCTTTGGTTGTCCCAGGGAATAAAG AATTACTTCACAAGCAGACAAAAGATGACAATAAATCTTAAATATATAG ATCCGACATATATGATTCGTGCAATTCCAAGCAATGCATCTGATAACGTCTATTGCACGCTTCTGGCACAAAGTGCAGTCCATGGGGCAATGGCTGGATACACAGGTTTCACTGTGGGGCTAGTTAATGGCAGACAGACATACATACCATTTGAC AGGGTGACAGAAAAACGAAATAAGGTCGTCATCACTGACAGAATGTGGGCAAGGCTGCTGTCATCAACCAATCAGCCAAGCTTTTTGAGTTCGAAAGATGTCGAGGAGGCAAATATAAGAGAGGAGCAACCCAAACAGACATCTGGCGAG GTAAATATGAAATACCCAGAAACAAAGGATTCCTACAGACAGAAGCTAGaatttttgttattttctttcccATAG
- the LOC135585705 gene encoding ATP-dependent 6-phosphofructokinase 6-like isoform X3 has protein sequence MQSEAADSRIDAAAAAAESHEPQSPTGRQIIDFELRNSLPRVRATSPSSADPPPGPAAASLVMGTDPGSTLKIVKGEFGYVLEDVPHLTDYLADLPTYPNPIKENPAYSVVKQFFVNQDDTVPKKVVVQKDSPRGIHFRRAGPRQRVYFESDDVNACIVTCGGLCPGLNTVIREIICGLSYMYDVNKVLGIEGGYRGFYARNTVQLTPKSVNDIHKRGGTILSTSRGGHDTSKIVDNIQDRGINQVYIIGGDGTQKGAAAIFEEIRRRRLKVAVAGIPKTIDNDIAVIDKSFGFDTAVEEAQRAINAAHVEAESVENGIGVVKLMGRYSGFIAMYATLASRDVDCCLIPESRFYLEGKGGLYEYIEKRLKENGHMVIVVAEGAGQDLIAESMKSMDHEDASGNKLLLDVGLWLSQGIKNYFTSRQKMTINLKYIDPTYMIRAIPSNASDNVYCTLLAQSAVHGAMAGYTGFTVGLVNGRQTYIPFDRVTEKRNKVVITDRMWARLLSSTNQPSFLSSKDVEEANIREEQPKQTSGERVPA, from the exons ATGCAGTCCGAGGCCGCTGACTCCCGCatcgacgccgccgccgccgccgcggagtCCCACGAGCCCCAGTCGCCCACCGGCCGCCAGATCATCGACTTCGAGCTCCGCAACTCACTCCCCCGCGTCCGTGCCACCTCGCCGTCCTCTGCCGATCCTCCGCCCGGGCCTGCCGCTGCGTCGCTGGTCATGGGTACCGACCCGGGATCCACGCTCAAGATCGTCAAGGGAGAGTTCGGCTACGTCCTCGAGGACGTGCCCCACCTCACCGACTACCTCGCCGATCTCCCG ACATACCCAAATCCAATCAAAGAAAATCCAGCATATTCAGTTGTCAA GCAGTTCTTCGTTAATCAAGATGATACTGTTCCAAAGAAG GTTGTTGTCCAGAAAGACAGCCCAAGAGGGATCCATTTTAGACGTGCTGGACCCCGCCAAAGG GTGTACTTTGAATCAGATGACGTGAATGCATGCATTGTAACATGCGGAGGTCTTTGCCCTGGGCTTAACACAGTGATCCGTGAAATAATATGTGGCTTGTCCTACATGTACGATGTCAACAAAGTTCTTGGTATCGAG GGTGGATACAGGGGATTCTATGCTCGCAACACCGTACAGTTGACACCAAAGAGTGTAAATGATATTCATAAACGTGGCGGCACAATCCTCAGCACATCACGGGGAGGTCATGATACCTCGAAGATAGTTGACAACATTCAGGATCGTGGGATAAATCAG GTTTACATCATAGGAGGAGATGGAACCCAAAAAGGAGCTGCTGCTATTTTTGAG GAAATCCGAAGGCGTCGCCTTAAAGTTGCTGTTGCTGGGATCCCTAAGACAATAGATAATGACATTGCG GTTATTGACAAGTCCTTCGGCTTTGATACTGCTGTCGAAGAAGCCCAGCGGGCAATTAATGCTGCACATGTGGAGGCTGAGAGTGTTGAGAATGGTATAGGCGTAGTGAAACTAATGGGTCGCTACAGTG GGTTCATTGCAATGTATGCTACTCTAGCGAGCCGAGATGTC GACTGTTGCTTAATTCCAGAATCACGATTTTATCTGGAAGGAAAAGGTGGTCTTTATGAATACATAGAGAAGAGGCTTAAAGAAAATGGACACATGGTAATTGTTGTTGCCGAGGGAGCAGGACAAGATCTTATTGCTGAAAGTATGAAGTCAATGGACCATGAAGATGCTTCTGGAAACAAGCTGCTTCTGGATGTTGGGCTTTGGTTGTCCCAGGGAATAAAG AATTACTTCACAAGCAGACAAAAGATGACAATAAATCTTAAATATATAG ATCCGACATATATGATTCGTGCAATTCCAAGCAATGCATCTGATAACGTCTATTGCACGCTTCTGGCACAAAGTGCAGTCCATGGGGCAATGGCTGGATACACAGGTTTCACTGTGGGGCTAGTTAATGGCAGACAGACATACATACCATTTGAC AGGGTGACAGAAAAACGAAATAAGGTCGTCATCACTGACAGAATGTGGGCAAGGCTGCTGTCATCAACCAATCAGCCAAGCTTTTTGAGTTCGAAAGATGTCGAGGAGGCAAATATAAGAGAGGAGCAACCCAAACAGACATCTGGCGAG CGTGTGCCAGCATAA